From a region of the Streptomyces venezuelae genome:
- a CDS encoding HutD family protein has product MDAPSGSGTRILRAADRTATVWKNGGGVTREIAAWPEGAGMDDFGWRASLAEVAADGPFSAFPGIGRTLTLAEGAGMDLTVAGVRRLVDERYAPQDFPGDAPTDCRLLDGPVVNFNVMYRRDAVEAQTAVVRGALGLTVPPGDTLLVTALDGPAVLEHPGGRTELLPYDAALLTGPRDCHVRTTGRTAVVRFARVSAESSAPDPLPEGTA; this is encoded by the coding sequence ATGGACGCCCCGAGCGGCAGCGGGACGAGGATCCTGCGGGCGGCCGACCGGACCGCCACCGTCTGGAAGAACGGCGGGGGAGTCACCCGTGAGATCGCGGCCTGGCCCGAGGGCGCCGGAATGGACGACTTCGGCTGGCGCGCGAGCCTGGCCGAGGTCGCCGCCGACGGGCCGTTCTCCGCCTTCCCCGGCATCGGCCGCACCCTCACCCTCGCCGAGGGCGCGGGCATGGACCTCACGGTGGCGGGTGTGCGCCGGCTCGTGGACGAGCGGTACGCGCCGCAGGACTTCCCCGGGGACGCGCCGACCGACTGCCGGCTGCTCGACGGCCCCGTCGTGAACTTCAACGTGATGTACCGCAGGGACGCGGTGGAGGCGCAGACCGCCGTCGTGCGGGGCGCGCTCGGCCTCACGGTCCCCCCGGGCGACACCCTGCTGGTGACCGCCCTGGACGGGCCGGCGGTCCTCGAACACCCCGGTGGCCGCACGGAGCTACTCCCGTACGACGCGGCCCTGCTGACGGGCCCTCGCGACTGCCATGTCCGTACGACGGGCCGCACGGCGGTCGTCCGCTTCGCGCGGGTCTCGGCCGAGTCCTCGGCCCCGGATCCGCTCCCGGAAGGGACGGCCTGA
- a CDS encoding MarR family winged helix-turn-helix transcriptional regulator has translation MSDTATQTPTKLQLLELLAAIGTAQWREFAAAAAQHGLTSTQARVLAQLDGPVPMRGLATLLVCDASNVTGIVDRLEARELVRREPDPADRRVKNVVATDAGREVIRRVREEMQAMHGALDTLDEAESATLYALLGRLRPSMEKA, from the coding sequence ATGAGCGACACCGCCACGCAGACCCCCACCAAGCTCCAGCTGCTGGAGCTGCTCGCCGCCATCGGCACCGCCCAATGGCGCGAGTTCGCGGCCGCCGCGGCCCAGCACGGCCTGACCTCCACCCAGGCCCGGGTCCTCGCCCAGCTCGACGGCCCCGTGCCCATGCGCGGCCTCGCCACCCTGCTGGTCTGCGACGCCTCCAACGTGACCGGCATCGTCGACCGGCTGGAGGCCCGCGAGCTGGTGCGCCGGGAGCCGGACCCCGCCGACCGGCGCGTCAAGAACGTCGTCGCGACGGACGCCGGCCGCGAGGTCATCCGCCGTGTGCGCGAGGAGATGCAGGCCATGCACGGTGCGCTGGACACCCTCGACGAGGCCGAGAGCGCGACGCTCTACGCCCTGCTGGGCCGCCTGCGCCCCTCGATGGAGAAGGCCTGA